A genomic stretch from Aliidongia dinghuensis includes:
- a CDS encoding acetate--CoA ligase family protein, giving the protein MTRVHPRRADPTAIRRLLRPRSVAILGVSATPTALGSAVLRNLDRAGYAGEIHLINPKYTELYGRPCLRSVDDLPDGVDCVVLAIPRAAVLEVLAACGRKGIGGAIVFSAGFAEAGESGRADQARIAEIARTHGMAVEGPNCLGMVNYVDGAPLTFVDIPQHRPSDGAGIAILSQSGAMAAVLTVGLRHRGLNLAYSVSTGNEAASGIEDYLEELLDDPQVPVIAMIVEQFREPGRFLDLAGEARRRGKRLVLLHPGRSSAARASAATHTGAMVGDYQVMRTKVGHAGVVVVDRLEMLLDVAEIMARCPTLPQGGAAVMTESGAFKAVTLDLSEEVGLDLPPIGAETAALLRAALPDFIPPTNPLDLTAQALVDPDLYNRTLPALLGDAAYGAVLMGIILSDPETCALKFPAILSAIQRLRPEKPLIFAGLDEGAEVPSAYVDELRALGVPFFPTAERALAAIACLARACLARAGQAERAVPVEPVVPLVLSPGVIPEYRAKAILQTLGIPVPEGALAGTLAEAQAIAERVGYPVALKAQSQALSHKSDVGGVVLGLATAVALAEGWDRLHRAIGAARPGLALDGVLVEAMGRKGTELIVGARNDPDWGPVLLVGLGGVLAEALGDVRLLPPDLSHEAIVQELHRLKAGALLRGFRGSPPLDVDAAARIAARLGAFMLANPAVAEVDINPVVLLPAGEGALALDALISVE; this is encoded by the coding sequence ATGACGCGCGTTCATCCGCGGAGGGCCGATCCCACGGCCATCCGACGCCTGTTGCGGCCGCGCTCCGTCGCGATCCTGGGTGTCTCGGCGACGCCGACCGCGCTCGGCTCGGCGGTGCTGCGCAATCTCGACCGGGCGGGCTATGCCGGCGAGATCCATCTCATCAACCCGAAATATACCGAGCTGTACGGCCGACCCTGCCTCAGGTCGGTCGACGATCTGCCCGACGGCGTCGACTGCGTCGTGCTCGCCATTCCGCGCGCGGCGGTCCTGGAAGTGCTCGCGGCGTGCGGCCGCAAGGGCATCGGCGGTGCCATCGTGTTCTCTGCCGGCTTTGCCGAGGCCGGCGAGAGCGGGCGCGCCGATCAGGCCAGGATCGCCGAGATCGCGCGGACCCACGGCATGGCCGTCGAAGGGCCGAACTGCCTCGGCATGGTGAATTACGTCGACGGCGCGCCGCTGACCTTCGTCGATATTCCCCAGCACCGGCCCTCCGACGGCGCTGGCATCGCGATCCTGTCGCAGAGCGGCGCCATGGCGGCGGTGCTGACCGTCGGGCTGCGGCACCGCGGCCTCAACCTCGCCTATTCGGTCTCGACCGGCAACGAGGCGGCGAGCGGCATCGAGGACTATCTCGAAGAGCTGCTCGACGATCCGCAGGTGCCGGTCATCGCCATGATCGTCGAGCAGTTCCGCGAGCCGGGCCGCTTTCTCGATCTTGCGGGGGAGGCGCGGCGCCGAGGCAAGCGTCTCGTCCTGCTGCATCCGGGGCGCAGCAGTGCCGCCCGCGCCTCGGCCGCGACCCACACCGGTGCCATGGTCGGCGACTATCAGGTCATGCGCACCAAGGTCGGCCATGCCGGCGTCGTCGTCGTCGATCGGCTGGAAATGCTGCTCGACGTCGCGGAGATCATGGCGCGCTGCCCGACCCTGCCGCAGGGTGGTGCTGCGGTGATGACGGAGTCCGGTGCCTTCAAGGCCGTGACGCTTGATCTCTCAGAGGAGGTCGGGCTCGACCTGCCGCCGATCGGTGCCGAGACCGCCGCCCTGCTCCGCGCGGCGCTGCCCGATTTCATCCCGCCGACCAACCCGCTCGACCTGACGGCACAGGCGCTGGTCGACCCCGATCTCTATAACCGCACGCTGCCGGCGCTGCTGGGTGACGCTGCCTACGGCGCCGTGCTGATGGGCATCATCCTGTCCGATCCGGAAACCTGCGCGCTCAAATTCCCGGCCATCCTCTCGGCGATCCAGCGGCTCCGGCCGGAGAAACCGCTGATCTTCGCGGGCCTGGACGAGGGTGCCGAGGTGCCGTCCGCCTATGTCGACGAACTGCGTGCGCTCGGTGTGCCATTCTTCCCGACCGCGGAACGGGCGCTCGCCGCGATCGCCTGCCTGGCCCGCGCCTGCCTTGCTCGCGCCGGGCAGGCGGAGCGGGCGGTGCCGGTCGAACCCGTGGTGCCGCTCGTGCTCTCGCCCGGCGTCATTCCGGAATATCGCGCGAAGGCGATCCTGCAGACGCTCGGGATTCCCGTCCCGGAGGGCGCTCTCGCCGGCACGCTCGCCGAGGCGCAGGCGATCGCGGAGCGCGTGGGATATCCGGTGGCGCTGAAGGCGCAGTCGCAGGCCCTCTCGCACAAGAGCGACGTCGGCGGCGTCGTGCTGGGCCTCGCCACGGCGGTGGCGCTCGCCGAGGGCTGGGATCGGCTGCATCGGGCAATCGGCGCCGCGCGGCCCGGACTGGCGCTCGACGGCGTACTGGTCGAAGCAATGGGACGCAAGGGCACGGAACTGATCGTCGGCGCCCGCAACGATCCTGATTGGGGGCCGGTGCTGCTGGTGGGCCTGGGTGGCGTGCTGGCCGAAGCGCTGGGCGACGTCCGCCTGCTGCCGCCCGACCTCAGCCACGAGGCCATCGTCCAAGAGCTCCATCGGCTGAAGGCGGGGGCGCTGCTGCGCGGCTTCCGCGGCAGCCCGCCGCTCGACGTCGACGCCGCCGCCCGGATCGCGGCCCGGCTCGGCGCCTTCATGCTGGCCAATCCGGCCGTTGCCGAAGTCGACATCAATCCGGTGGTGCTGCTTCCGGCCGGAGAGGGCGCGCTGGCGCTCGATGCGCTGATCTCCGTCGAATAA
- a CDS encoding MarR family winged helix-turn-helix transcriptional regulator: MRRAAGGRKSAETAPSVENGNLNTIETVDVGPLPTILGYALRRAQLAVFKEFQARFEAINIRPSQFGILTVIARNPGIKQTQVSEALYIKRANLVRLLDELEARDLIRRDASVHDRRSHSLNLTAYGTLFVAQMEEIHRQLEDHLADLLGKEAKASLLKMLHLLIASAPGADDLAADYD, encoded by the coding sequence GTGCGTCGTGCTGCCGGTGGCCGCAAGTCGGCCGAGACGGCGCCGTCCGTCGAGAACGGCAACCTGAACACGATCGAAACGGTCGATGTCGGTCCGCTCCCCACGATCCTGGGCTATGCGCTCCGGCGCGCGCAGCTCGCCGTATTCAAGGAGTTCCAGGCGCGGTTCGAAGCGATCAACATCCGGCCGTCGCAGTTCGGCATCCTGACGGTCATCGCGCGCAATCCGGGCATCAAGCAGACCCAGGTGAGCGAGGCGCTCTACATCAAGCGCGCCAATCTCGTCCGGCTGCTCGACGAGCTCGAGGCGCGCGACCTCATCCGCCGCGACGCCTCCGTGCACGACCGGCGCTCCCACTCGCTCAACCTGACCGCCTACGGCACGCTCTTCGTCGCCCAGATGGAGGAGATCCATCGTCAGCTCGAAGACCATCTGGCCGACCTGCTGGGCAAGGAGGCGAAGGCCTCGCTCCTGAAGATGCTGCATCTGCTGATCGCCAGCGCGCCGGGTGCCGACGATCTCGCGGCCGACTACGACTGA
- a CDS encoding DUF1329 domain-containing protein encodes MRKNSTAALGAALTATLLLAGAAEAGISPQEAAKLGHELTPFGAEKAGNKDGSIPAWDGGLTKALVPSTGPLPADQYPNEKPLFVIDQKNVAQYAGKLSEGQKALIAKYPDYHLTVYPSHRTFAAPQWVYDNDLKNAVNGQLGDNGQSVKGVYGGTPFPMPKSGIELYWNHTLRYVSPSNSYRIQNFTGNSDGSVTMTVSAIDNHQSPYYEQDGSADKWDGEYAFGRLQNVGPAFKAGEMLVIRDSVDPSTPRQAWQYLVGQRRVRRAPTVGYDTPDFVASGANYFDEVFGFWGAPDRYDWKLIGKQEIYVPYNDNAFFQLPSAQALTAHFPNADKLRWELHRVWVVELSLASGKRHVVPKKRVYFDEDSYAALMTDGYDADGKLWRTAYMLPLNVADGGYDFIDTTIVHNLQAGTYSAIEVFNDGYYKNVAPRPDSFFTGDSLASEGVR; translated from the coding sequence ATGAGGAAGAACAGCACGGCCGCGCTCGGCGCGGCGCTCACGGCGACGCTCCTGCTCGCAGGTGCCGCCGAGGCCGGCATCTCGCCGCAGGAGGCGGCGAAGCTCGGGCACGAGCTGACGCCGTTCGGCGCCGAGAAGGCCGGCAACAAGGACGGCTCCATCCCGGCCTGGGACGGCGGCCTCACCAAGGCGCTGGTCCCCAGCACGGGCCCGCTGCCGGCCGATCAATACCCGAACGAGAAGCCGCTCTTTGTCATCGATCAGAAGAACGTGGCGCAATATGCCGGCAAGCTCAGCGAAGGCCAGAAGGCGCTGATTGCCAAGTATCCGGACTATCACCTGACGGTCTATCCGTCGCACCGGACGTTCGCGGCCCCGCAATGGGTCTATGACAATGACCTGAAGAACGCGGTGAACGGCCAGCTTGGCGACAACGGCCAGTCGGTCAAGGGCGTCTACGGCGGTACGCCGTTCCCGATGCCGAAATCCGGCATCGAACTCTATTGGAACCACACGCTGCGCTACGTGTCGCCGTCGAACAGCTACCGGATCCAGAATTTCACCGGCAATTCCGACGGCTCGGTCACCATGACGGTGAGCGCCATCGACAATCATCAGTCGCCTTATTACGAGCAGGACGGCTCGGCCGACAAATGGGACGGCGAATATGCCTTCGGCCGGCTGCAGAACGTGGGGCCGGCGTTCAAGGCGGGCGAGATGCTGGTGATCCGCGACAGCGTCGATCCTTCGACGCCGCGCCAGGCCTGGCAGTACCTGGTCGGCCAGCGCCGGGTGCGCCGGGCGCCGACCGTGGGGTACGACACGCCCGACTTCGTGGCTTCCGGCGCCAATTATTTCGACGAAGTGTTCGGCTTCTGGGGTGCGCCCGACCGCTATGACTGGAAGCTGATCGGCAAGCAGGAAATCTACGTCCCCTACAACGACAACGCATTCTTCCAGCTGCCGTCGGCGCAGGCGCTCACGGCCCACTTCCCGAACGCGGACAAGCTGCGCTGGGAGTTGCACCGGGTCTGGGTCGTCGAGCTCTCGCTCGCGTCCGGCAAGCGCCATGTCGTGCCGAAGAAGCGGGTCTATTTCGACGAGGACAGCTATGCGGCGCTCATGACCGACGGCTATGACGCCGACGGCAAGCTGTGGCGCACGGCCTACATGCTGCCGCTCAACGTCGCCGACGGTGGCTACGATTTCATCGACACCACGATCGTCCACAACCTGCAGGCCGGCACCTACAGCGCGATCGAGGTCTTCAACGACGGCTACTACAAGAACGTGGCGCCGCGTCCCGACAGCTTCTTCACCGGCGACTCGCTCGCCTCGGAAGGCGTCCGCTAG
- a CDS encoding WD40/YVTN/BNR-like repeat-containing protein produces the protein MLRATFLGASMLLLAATASAASLADLSGGTADPLKNPSALSPHSLHLLMTAVAWTGERLVSVGERGTILLSDDQGASWRQVRSPVRATLTAATFPAPQTGWVVGNGGVLLQTRDGGETWAKAFDGVEAAAIELAAAKAALERAPGDAAVQRRMREAEGLVADGPDKPLLDVRFLDETRGLVVGAYGLAFRTDDGGRHWRSIMGEIDNPAGHHLYGIAATPDALVLVGEQGAVFRSTDGGQSFQAEKPVGRGSLFGAVTTRSGALVAFGLRGALFRSEDGVNWARIGSRSASINAGAVLADGTVLLADETGTLARSRDDGRSFEDMRLPDPTPCFGLAAAGSDALVVAGPGGNVRVPAALVRGANAQGIAQ, from the coding sequence ATGCTGCGAGCAACCTTCCTCGGCGCATCCATGCTGCTGCTGGCGGCGACGGCCTCGGCCGCGTCGCTCGCCGACCTCTCCGGCGGCACGGCCGATCCGCTGAAGAACCCGTCGGCCCTGTCGCCGCACAGCCTCCACCTGCTGATGACCGCGGTCGCCTGGACCGGCGAGCGGCTGGTCTCCGTCGGCGAACGCGGCACGATCCTGCTGTCGGACGATCAGGGGGCATCCTGGCGCCAGGTGCGCTCGCCGGTCCGCGCGACCTTGACGGCGGCGACGTTCCCGGCGCCCCAAACCGGTTGGGTCGTCGGCAATGGCGGCGTGCTGCTCCAGACCCGCGACGGCGGCGAGACCTGGGCGAAGGCGTTCGACGGCGTCGAGGCCGCGGCGATCGAGCTTGCGGCGGCCAAGGCGGCGCTCGAGCGGGCGCCAGGCGACGCCGCAGTCCAGCGTCGGATGCGTGAGGCGGAAGGCCTGGTCGCCGACGGCCCGGACAAGCCGCTGCTCGACGTCCGCTTCCTCGACGAGACCCGGGGGCTGGTCGTCGGCGCCTACGGGCTTGCGTTCCGGACCGACGACGGCGGCCGGCATTGGCGCTCGATCATGGGCGAGATCGACAATCCGGCGGGCCATCACCTCTACGGCATCGCCGCGACGCCCGATGCTCTCGTGCTGGTCGGCGAGCAGGGCGCCGTGTTCCGCTCGACCGACGGCGGCCAGAGCTTCCAGGCCGAAAAGCCGGTCGGCCGAGGCAGCCTGTTCGGCGCGGTGACCACCCGATCGGGCGCGCTCGTCGCCTTCGGCCTGCGCGGGGCGCTGTTCCGCAGCGAGGATGGGGTGAACTGGGCACGCATCGGCAGCCGGTCGGCCAGCATCAATGCCGGCGCCGTGCTCGCGGACGGCACGGTCCTGCTGGCAGACGAGACCGGCACGCTCGCGCGCAGCCGGGACGACGGCCGCAGCTTCGAGGATATGCGGCTGCCCGACCCCACCCCCTGCTTCGGCCTTGCCGCGGCCGGCAGCGACGCGCTCGTCGTCGCGGGGCCCGGCGGCAATGTCCGCGTCCCGGCGGCGCTCGTCCGCGGGGCTAACGCACAGGGAATCGCACAGTGA
- a CDS encoding p-hydroxycinnamoyl CoA hydratase/lyase, whose translation MASYEGRWKTVKVEIADGIAWLYFNRPDKRNCMSPTLNKEMLEALEDLELDGDAGVVVLTGEGAAWSAGMDLKEYFRETDGQPEIMQERVRRDASTWQWRVLRTYSKPTIAMVNGWCFGGAFSPLVACDLAIAADEAVFGLSEINWGIPPGNLVSKALADTIGHRAALHYIMTGDTFSGAEAAAMGLVNKAVPLASLREETIELALKLLDKNPVVLRAAKNGFKRCRELTWEQNEDYLYAKLDQALHRDPDGGREKGMKQFLDDKSFKPGLASYKK comes from the coding sequence ATGGCGTCCTACGAAGGCCGATGGAAAACCGTCAAAGTCGAAATCGCGGACGGCATCGCCTGGCTGTATTTCAACCGGCCGGACAAGCGGAACTGCATGAGCCCGACGCTCAACAAGGAGATGCTCGAGGCGCTCGAGGACCTGGAGCTCGACGGTGACGCCGGCGTGGTCGTGCTGACCGGCGAGGGGGCTGCCTGGTCGGCCGGCATGGATCTCAAGGAATATTTCCGCGAGACTGACGGGCAGCCGGAAATCATGCAGGAGCGCGTGCGACGCGACGCTTCGACCTGGCAATGGCGCGTGCTCAGGACCTACAGCAAGCCGACCATCGCCATGGTCAACGGCTGGTGCTTCGGCGGCGCCTTCTCGCCGCTCGTCGCCTGCGACCTCGCGATCGCGGCCGATGAGGCGGTCTTCGGCCTGTCCGAGATCAACTGGGGCATCCCGCCCGGCAATCTGGTGAGCAAGGCGCTCGCCGACACGATCGGGCACCGCGCGGCACTGCACTACATCATGACCGGCGACACGTTCAGCGGGGCCGAGGCGGCGGCGATGGGCCTGGTCAACAAGGCCGTGCCGCTCGCGTCGCTCCGCGAGGAGACGATCGAGCTCGCGCTGAAGCTGCTCGACAAGAACCCGGTCGTGCTGCGCGCGGCCAAGAACGGCTTCAAGCGCTGCCGCGAGCTCACGTGGGAGCAGAACGAGGATTATCTCTATGCCAAGCTCGACCAGGCGCTCCATCGCGATCCGGACGGGGGCCGGGAGAAGGGCATGAAGCAGTTCCTGGACGACAAGAGTTTCAAGCCCGGCCTCGCCAGCTACAAGAAGTGA
- a CDS encoding NAD(P)-dependent alcohol dehydrogenase, producing the protein MRIKAAVAREPGAPFSVELLELEEPRPGEVLVRVVATGVCHTDMVMRDQHLPVPQPVVLGHEGAGIVERVGAGVTKVAPGDPVVMSFNSCGECPSCQAEAEAYCHDFFGRNFLGARPDGSSGLSRRDETIHGNIFGQSSFASHALCHERNVVPVPKEAPLELLGPLACGLQTGAGAVMNALKVGAGQSLAVFGLGSVGLSAVMAARIVGAARIIAIDLHPGRLDLAQELGATDLIAGGSDAAARILELTGCGVDFAIDATGVPAVIEQAVSVLAPRGACGIVGASPAGARLSADLTHLLSGGRHIRGIVEGDSRPDLFIPYLIELHRRGEFPFDRLVRFYDFDDINQAVVDSESGCTIKPIVRHGSPVA; encoded by the coding sequence ATGAGGATCAAGGCAGCGGTGGCGCGTGAGCCCGGTGCTCCCTTTTCGGTCGAGCTGCTCGAGCTCGAGGAGCCGCGGCCAGGCGAGGTGCTGGTCCGCGTGGTGGCGACGGGCGTGTGTCACACGGACATGGTGATGCGCGACCAGCATCTGCCGGTGCCGCAGCCGGTCGTGCTGGGCCACGAGGGTGCCGGCATCGTCGAGCGCGTCGGTGCCGGCGTCACCAAGGTCGCGCCGGGCGACCCGGTCGTGATGAGCTTCAATTCGTGCGGCGAATGCCCGAGCTGCCAGGCGGAAGCCGAGGCCTATTGCCATGATTTCTTCGGCCGGAACTTCCTGGGCGCTCGGCCCGACGGCAGCAGCGGCCTGTCGCGCCGGGACGAGACGATCCACGGCAACATCTTCGGCCAGTCATCCTTCGCGAGCCATGCGCTCTGCCACGAGCGCAATGTCGTGCCGGTGCCGAAGGAGGCGCCGCTCGAGCTCCTGGGGCCGCTTGCCTGCGGCCTGCAGACCGGCGCCGGCGCGGTCATGAACGCGCTCAAGGTCGGGGCGGGGCAGAGCCTTGCCGTGTTCGGCCTGGGCTCGGTCGGCCTCAGCGCCGTCATGGCGGCGCGCATCGTCGGCGCTGCCCGGATCATCGCGATCGACCTGCACCCGGGCCGGCTGGATCTCGCCCAGGAACTGGGGGCGACGGACCTGATTGCCGGCGGTTCGGATGCGGCCGCCCGGATCCTCGAACTCACCGGCTGCGGCGTCGATTTCGCGATCGACGCGACCGGCGTGCCGGCCGTGATCGAGCAGGCGGTGAGCGTGCTGGCACCACGCGGCGCCTGCGGCATCGTCGGCGCGTCGCCGGCCGGCGCGCGGCTCAGTGCCGATCTCACCCATCTCCTGAGTGGCGGCCGCCATATCCGGGGCATCGTCGAGGGCGACAGCCGGCCGGACCTGTTTATTCCCTATCTGATCGAGCTCCATCGCCGCGGCGAATTTCCGTTCGACCGCCTCGTCCGCTTCTACGATTTCGACGACATCAACCAGGCAGTCGTGGATTCGGAAAGCGGCTGCACGATCAAGCCGATCGTTCGACACGGATCGCCGGTGGCCTGA
- a CDS encoding efflux RND transporter permease subunit: MNRDISPIEPPAIRDLKDFDRSSGSLLERILFNNRLAIVLVCVLATLVLGYQATKLELAASFEKMIPTKQPFIVNYFEHKNDLAALGNVVRIAVENRSGTIFDKDYLETLRQINDEVFLIPGVERPYMKSLWTPATRWTGVTEDGLDGGPVIDDTYDGSPAALDAVRRNVERSGEIGQIVASDFKSSIVLVPLMERNAETGQRLDYRAFSQRLEALRQAHQSDKIAIHINGFAKMVGDLIIGMHEVLAFFLIAILICSGLLFWYTRCLRSTIVVMACSSIAVVWLLGLLPSLGYELDPYSILVPFLVFAIGMSHGAQKMNGITQDIGRGTHRLIAARYTFRRLFVAGLTALLADAVGFAVLMLIQIRVIQELAIAASIGVAVLIFTNLVLLPILLSYLGVSAMAARRSLAAAERALAADEARHPFWHFLDRFTEPRVAGAAVAGAVLLGLGAAAVGHHLKIGDLEQGAPELRQDSVYNRDDAYITANYAASSDIFVTMVTTPPGQCARYDTLMRVDALEWDLAQLPGVEGTLSLATVAKRMGMGMNEGNARWYDVPRNQDTLNFVVNRAPRDVFNVNCDFLAVYAYLKDHKADTLTAVSDAVGQFAQKNDRADAHFLRAAGNAGIDAATNIVVKQANSEMLVLVYGAVVVLSFIAFRSWRAVVCAVLPLILTSTLCEALMVSLGIGVKVATLPVIALGVGIGVDYALYVLTVTQAHLRQGMSLSQAYYRALLFTGRVVVLTGCTLGLAVATWAFSPIKFQADMGILLAFMFIWNMLGALVLLPALACFLLNGGRRSRAVPLGVCQAEIDG; the protein is encoded by the coding sequence GTGAATAGAGACATCTCGCCGATCGAGCCGCCCGCCATCCGGGATCTCAAGGATTTCGACCGGTCGTCCGGCAGCCTGCTCGAACGCATCCTGTTCAACAATCGCCTGGCGATCGTTCTTGTCTGCGTGCTGGCGACGCTCGTCCTCGGCTACCAGGCGACGAAGCTCGAGCTCGCGGCCAGCTTCGAGAAGATGATCCCGACGAAGCAGCCGTTCATCGTCAATTACTTCGAGCACAAGAACGATCTGGCGGCGCTCGGCAACGTCGTGCGCATCGCGGTCGAGAACCGGAGCGGCACGATCTTCGACAAGGACTACCTGGAGACGCTGCGCCAGATCAACGACGAGGTGTTCCTGATCCCCGGCGTCGAGCGGCCGTATATGAAGTCGCTCTGGACGCCGGCGACGCGCTGGACCGGTGTCACCGAGGACGGGCTCGACGGCGGGCCGGTCATCGACGACACCTACGACGGCTCGCCGGCGGCCTTGGACGCGGTGCGGCGCAACGTCGAGCGCTCCGGCGAGATCGGCCAGATCGTGGCATCCGACTTCAAGTCGAGCATCGTGCTGGTGCCGCTCATGGAGCGCAATGCCGAGACCGGCCAGCGGCTCGACTACCGCGCGTTCAGCCAGCGCCTGGAGGCGCTGCGGCAGGCCCATCAGTCGGACAAGATCGCCATCCACATCAATGGCTTCGCCAAGATGGTCGGCGACCTCATCATCGGCATGCACGAGGTGCTGGCGTTCTTCCTGATCGCGATCCTGATCTGCTCGGGCCTCTTGTTCTGGTATACGCGCTGCCTGCGCAGCACGATCGTGGTGATGGCCTGCTCCTCAATCGCGGTCGTGTGGCTTCTGGGGCTGCTGCCGAGCCTTGGCTACGAGCTCGATCCCTATTCGATCCTGGTGCCGTTCCTGGTGTTCGCCATCGGCATGAGCCATGGCGCGCAGAAGATGAACGGCATCACCCAGGACATCGGCCGCGGCACGCACCGGCTTATCGCCGCCCGCTATACGTTCCGCCGCCTGTTCGTCGCGGGCCTGACCGCGCTGCTGGCCGATGCCGTGGGCTTCGCCGTGCTGATGCTGATCCAGATCCGGGTGATCCAGGAGTTGGCGATCGCCGCCAGCATCGGCGTTGCCGTGCTGATCTTCACCAACCTCGTGCTGCTGCCGATCCTCCTGTCATATCTGGGCGTCAGCGCCATGGCTGCCCGGCGCAGCTTGGCCGCGGCCGAGCGCGCGCTCGCGGCGGATGAGGCGCGGCACCCGTTCTGGCACTTCCTCGACCGCTTTACCGAGCCGCGCGTCGCCGGTGCGGCGGTCGCGGGCGCCGTGCTGCTTGGCCTCGGCGCGGCTGCCGTCGGCCATCACTTGAAGATCGGCGATCTCGAGCAGGGTGCCCCGGAGCTGCGCCAGGACTCGGTCTATAACCGCGACGACGCCTACATCACGGCCAACTACGCCGCGAGCAGCGACATCTTCGTGACCATGGTCACGACGCCGCCCGGGCAATGCGCGCGCTACGACACGCTCATGCGGGTGGATGCGCTCGAATGGGACCTGGCCCAGCTGCCGGGTGTCGAGGGCACCCTATCGCTCGCCACCGTCGCGAAGCGCATGGGCATGGGCATGAACGAGGGCAACGCCCGCTGGTACGACGTGCCGCGCAACCAGGACACGCTCAATTTCGTCGTCAACCGGGCGCCGCGCGACGTGTTCAACGTCAATTGCGACTTCCTTGCGGTCTACGCCTATCTCAAGGACCACAAGGCCGACACGCTGACCGCGGTCAGTGACGCGGTCGGCCAGTTCGCCCAGAAGAACGACAGAGCCGACGCGCATTTCCTGCGCGCGGCCGGTAATGCCGGCATCGACGCCGCGACGAACATCGTCGTGAAGCAGGCCAATTCCGAGATGCTGGTGCTGGTCTACGGCGCAGTCGTCGTGCTGTCCTTCATCGCGTTTCGCTCCTGGCGCGCCGTCGTCTGCGCGGTGCTGCCGCTCATCCTCACCTCGACGCTGTGCGAGGCGCTGATGGTCTCGCTCGGCATCGGCGTCAAGGTCGCGACCCTGCCGGTGATCGCCCTCGGCGTCGGCATCGGCGTCGATTACGCGCTCTATGTGCTGACCGTGACCCAGGCCCATCTGCGCCAGGGCATGTCCCTGTCCCAAGCCTATTACCGGGCGCTGCTGTTCACCGGGCGGGTCGTGGTGCTGACCGGCTGCACGCTCGGCCTCGCGGTTGCGACCTGGGCGTTCTCGCCGATCAAGTTCCAGGCCGACATGGGCATCCTGCTCGCCTTCATGTTCATCTGGAACATGCTGGGCGCGCTTGTCCTGCTGCCAGCGCTCGCCTGCTTCCTCCTGAACGGCGGCCGGCGCAGCCGCGCCGTGCCGCTGGGCGTCTGCCAGGCCGAGATCGATGGCTGA